The window GGTTTTCGGCCGCGGCCTCATCGAGTTTCAACGCTTTATTATTGATTGCCTTGAGATGTTTCATATCAGTGAGCCTTGCGCGGAGTGATGTAGCTGCTGATAAACGCAGGGTTGTGGGCCATGATCCGGGTGTAGACCTCGATGCCGAAGTCGACCCAGTCACGCATCAGTTCGCAGTAGTGATAGGTCGGGTGGGTCGGGTCGCCGTAACGGGCGTAGCTCTCGTGGTAGCAACCGCCGGAGCACAGATTGCGGATCTGGCAGTCCTCGCAACCGGTGTTGGTACGGTCCAGGCGCTGGGACAGGAAGTCGTTCAATTCCACCTGTTTCACACCGCTGTGGACGTTGCCGAAGGTCGGCAGTGATGAACCGGTAAAGCGATGGCACAGGTTCAGCTCACCCTTGTGATCCACCGCCAGCATCTTCAGGCCCGCGCCGCAAGGCAGGGCTTTTTTGTGGCCTTCGTGGATGTCGGTGATCAACTGGTGCAGGTTGGAAAAACCGATGTTGCGGTGCTCCAGCGCGGCTTCCAGATAACGACGACCCAGCCTCTTCATGCTGGCGAAGACTTCGATCAGTTCGTCGCTGGACAGGTTGAAGGTGCTGATGTCGCCGGAGGTCACGGGGGCAAAACCGACTTCGGCAAAACCCAGTTCGTTGAACAGGTGGTCCCAGATGGTTTCCACATCGGTCACGCCCGTCGTCAACGTGACCCGGGCGCCCACCGGACGGCTGTTGTAGCGCGACAGCAGCATCTCGGCCTTGCGCCGCACCACGTCATACGTGCCCTGCCCGCCCACGGTGATGCGGTTGCGGTCGTGCACGGTTTTCGGTCCGTCGATACTCACCGAGAGCCCGAAACGGTGGGCATTCAGGTAGTCCACGGTCTCTTCGGTGAGCAGCGTGGCATTGGTGGTCATGACGAACTCGACGAACTTGCCGGCCTCGCGGAAACGCTTCTCGCAATAATCGACCATGTACTCGATCAGCTTGCGATTGCTCAGCGGCTCGCCACCGAAAAACACCACGGTGAAACGCTCTTCATCCGGCGATTCGCGCAGCAGCATTTCCACCGACGCGATCGCGGTTTCGACGTCCATTTTCTTGCCCGCCGAGGGTTTGTCGAGGTCTTCCTTGTAGCAGTAGGTGCAGCTCAGATTGCAGCCGGTGTTGACGTTGAGCACCACGGTATTGATCGCGGTGCGCTCCACGCGTTTGGTGCCGATGTCCGGGGTCAACGGCGAGCCGTCGCTGACCAGCTCCAGGGACATCAGCTCGCGCAGGGTCTCGGTAATTTCTTCGCCGTTGAAACGCGAGGCCAAACGCTGGATCAAGTCCTCCGACGAACAGCCGGGACCGCGCAAGGTATCGATGATGGTGCCCGTCAGTTCATCGCTGGCGAACAGCGAACTGCTAGGGATGTGGAACAACATGCGGTCGGCATCGACGTGCACTTCGTGCAGGTTCCGCTCAACCAGATTCAAAATAGCGCCCATTGCAACCTCCTGTGCAAACCCCGTTTGACGGGGCCTGCGGTCATTCCGAAAAAGTGTCTGAAGCCTGCGGTTTCAGCCAACTCATGGAATGGGTGGATTGTTCCAGCGTTGCACGGTGACGATCATGTGGCCCTCGCCGGTCAGGGATTTCCCTGCATCGTCGACGGCGGCAATCACCTTGAGGTTGCCGGCATTGTTGGTGGACATCTTGCGTTGCGGGTTCGGCCCGGCATCGCCCGGTGTGAACACGCCACTGTCGGCCTGCATGGTGCCGGCGAACTTGACGTCTTCGTCTTCCTTGGCGCGATCGTCAAAGGCTTCGACCGACCACTGCGCCGGGAACACACCGATGCGATACGGCTTGCCATCAGCCCCCTTGCCCCAGGCTTCGGCATCGAAACGGCCCTGGACTTTCGGCGTCGAACCACCGCCATCGCCGATCCGCGCCACCGAGAATTCGGGCACGACTTTGACTTGGTTGATCTTGCTGTAGACCGACAGGGTCGGGCCTTTCAACGTGCCGACGGTGACGTTGCGCAGACCCGGTTGGGCGTTGGCGGCGGCCTTGAGCTTGACGCGCATACGCTCAGGACTTTGCTCGATGACGTCGACCACTTCCACGCCTTTGCCGAAATTCGGCTTACCGGTGAGACCACTGCCGATCAAGGTGATTTCCGTCTCGGCACCCGCCTTCAGATAACCCGGCTGCACCGCCAGCAAACGGCTGCTGCCCTGCTTGGCGGCGACGAAGTCCAGACCACGTTCGTCATGCTCGGCCTCGAACATCCTGCCCTGCATCGCGTTGCCTTGGGCGGCAAACACCTGGCGCATGGTCACGCCTTCAATGGTCACGTTGCCGCGCCATTCGTAACCGGTATAGAGAATCGCGCTGCCGTCGCCGTTGAACGGGCTGCCGTCGGCGTATTGGCCTTTGACGCTGACCTTGAACGTGTCACTGCCATCGGCCGTGACGCTCATCATGCCGGCCAATTCACCCTTGCCCGGCAAGTGGCCGCTGAAGCTCCAGTCACCCACCAGCGCTTCGGCTTTCGGCGCGGTGCTCAGCCATTTTTTCCAGGCCGGGTTGTCCAGCGGATAACGCTTGGCCAACAGCGGCACCATGTCTTTTCGAGCCAGGTCGAACCAGTCGCGGTCACGAGACAGCGCCTGGTATTCCAGTGACGGCCATTGGCCGAGGTGGAAGTTCACCAGGCGTTCCCATTCCTGGGCCGGACGCCGTTGCAGGGCGACCCGCGCACCGGAGTGGCAGCGGCCGCACATCTGGCTGGTCTGATCGTCGAACTTCTCGACAGTATTAAGTCGGCGCTCCAGCGCATAGCGAACGCTGTCGGTTTCGCTCGGCGCCAGGCCTTGAGTGTCGGCCAGGTATTTGACCAGGGTGCGGCGGTCGTCATCGCTGATCTGCAAACCGTGCATGACCTGCATCCGGGCGATGCTCATCAGCCAGCCTTCCGGGGTTTTGCGCTGGTGGCTGATGCGGCTCAGGGCATTGTCGGCTTCGGGGGTGTGACAACCCTGGCAGGTTTCCTTGAGGATGGTCTGGGCGTCGCGGGCTGCCAGGCTGTCGGGCGAATGCAGCGCCATACATGCGGCCACGGCCAGCAGACTGGCGCTCAGGCCTGATCGGAGTCTTCTCTTCATCAACGTCGAACCTCGCACGGTGCTTTCTTATTTTTGTGGCTTATCGTTTTTATGGTTTCTGCCGCCGGCGGCGCACCGCTGACGGAGGCAAGAGAAACGTCTGCGATGAGCAATACACGGAGCGTGCCAGCTTGCCGATAGCCTTTTTTATCAATCAGTTACGTGAAGACAAGACCTTCGAATCGCGCCTGTACGAGTCCGTCGGCGTCTAATATCGCGACAGGTGTTGCAACCTGAGACAAGCATAGATGGCCCGACCGGCACAGTTCATCGCCCGACGATTGACGGCCTCCGTCAGCGGGTGCGAAATGATGGTTCACCGATTGCCAGTCAGGGGATAACACAATGGCAAGCATCACTGTCCTGGCGGGGGACTTTCTGCAGGGTGATGGAGAGTACAGAGACGGCGTTTTTACCCTTAGAACGTCGCTTCACCCGTGGCCCGGCATCACCCTCCCGCTCTCATCGTTCAAGCGCGTGGAAGTCGCTAACCAGGAATCGATCAACAACATCAAGGACGCCATCGGCTTCGGCGTGGCGGGCGCGATGTTCCTGGGGCCTATCGGCGCGATTGCGGGTTTCATTTTGGCCGGCAAGGAAACCGAAGTGACCTTTCTGGCGACGCTCAATGATGACAAAAAGCTGTTGGCTGCCGTAGATGGCGACACGTTTGATGAGATTTCGCGGAAGATTCATTCCTGATCCGCCATTTCCCCGCAGCA is drawn from Pseudomonas sp. 31-12 and contains these coding sequences:
- the peaB gene encoding quinohemoprotein amine dehydrogenase maturation protein gives rise to the protein MGAILNLVERNLHEVHVDADRMLFHIPSSSLFASDELTGTIIDTLRGPGCSSEDLIQRLASRFNGEEITETLRELMSLELVSDGSPLTPDIGTKRVERTAINTVVLNVNTGCNLSCTYCYKEDLDKPSAGKKMDVETAIASVEMLLRESPDEERFTVVFFGGEPLSNRKLIEYMVDYCEKRFREAGKFVEFVMTTNATLLTEETVDYLNAHRFGLSVSIDGPKTVHDRNRITVGGQGTYDVVRRKAEMLLSRYNSRPVGARVTLTTGVTDVETIWDHLFNELGFAEVGFAPVTSGDISTFNLSSDELIEVFASMKRLGRRYLEAALEHRNIGFSNLHQLITDIHEGHKKALPCGAGLKMLAVDHKGELNLCHRFTGSSLPTFGNVHSGVKQVELNDFLSQRLDRTNTGCEDCQIRNLCSGGCYHESYARYGDPTHPTYHYCELMRDWVDFGIEVYTRIMAHNPAFISSYITPRKAH
- the peaA gene encoding quinohemoprotein amine dehydrogenase subunit alpha, translating into MKRRLRSGLSASLLAVAACMALHSPDSLAARDAQTILKETCQGCHTPEADNALSRISHQRKTPEGWLMSIARMQVMHGLQISDDDRRTLVKYLADTQGLAPSETDSVRYALERRLNTVEKFDDQTSQMCGRCHSGARVALQRRPAQEWERLVNFHLGQWPSLEYQALSRDRDWFDLARKDMVPLLAKRYPLDNPAWKKWLSTAPKAEALVGDWSFSGHLPGKGELAGMMSVTADGSDTFKVSVKGQYADGSPFNGDGSAILYTGYEWRGNVTIEGVTMRQVFAAQGNAMQGRMFEAEHDERGLDFVAAKQGSSRLLAVQPGYLKAGAETEITLIGSGLTGKPNFGKGVEVVDVIEQSPERMRVKLKAAANAQPGLRNVTVGTLKGPTLSVYSKINQVKVVPEFSVARIGDGGGSTPKVQGRFDAEAWGKGADGKPYRIGVFPAQWSVEAFDDRAKEDEDVKFAGTMQADSGVFTPGDAGPNPQRKMSTNNAGNLKVIAAVDDAGKSLTGEGHMIVTVQRWNNPPIP